gcaagaaagtcatcctccattttattgcgaagtgccgtcttcacatgcttcattgctgaaaaagcccgctcagtagtggcagtagacacaggtaatgtcaaaacaagatgaatcaatctagtcaacataacataaacacttgaccgtccactctcggtcaattgctgacacaactcaacaagtgtagaaacctttaaattctgcatcacatcaagtttataatgtatcaattcatactccaaagcaacaatttcttgatctgttaaatctccaggataaaacttcttcgcaagcttgcaaatatcatcactgttaaatgagtcaaattaacttttaggatctaaagttgtactaagagaaagaagttccACCGATaactcattgaaccgagtatttaactccattaaaatgaaatctattgctgcattaaaaacTATCAAAGTGGTAATAATGTTCTATTGTAGTTTGCCGACAGGAACGTCCAATCTTATATAGACAATCAAGGTCAGGCACATCAATTTCATTTCTTGAGCAAAAAACTTTAACTTCCTGAAGAAATTCATTCCACCCACATTCTCTAAATTCTTGAAGGCAAGTTTTGGTAGTAGTGACAAATGTGATAGCAGTCAAAATGTCTTgagattttctttgaagaattTGACAAAGAGTATCTGttgttctcataattttatgcaTTAAGTGCAAAATAAACACAAATTCAAAGCTTGCCATGTTTCTGTAAATCCCCTGAACTTCAGCCTTAACTCTTCCATTTGGAGAATAATCACTGAGAACTTCAAAAACATTGCAAGTTGCAGTGTACATACCTATCAAGCTTTTTACCGAATCATAGTGAGAACTCCAACGAGTAGCTCCTGCTCGTTGCAAATTACCAATCTGGTTTGCACCACTTCCAGAATCACGTTCTCCAATTGAAAACATATACTCAATTTCATTTCTTTGTGCAGTATGTAATTCAGCAATGCGCTTAGTAGAAGAAGTGACAATATTAACAATATTGTCCAAATGAGAAAAGAATTCCCAAATAACACTAACATCCTTAGCTGCAGAAACCAATGCCAGTTGTAAACGATGTGCAAAACAGTGGACATAGTATGCATAGGgacaatctttgagaaataatgCTTGAAGTCCATTCCACGCTCCACGCATATTGCTAGCACCATCATATCCTTGGCTTCTGATTTTCTTAACATGGAGATCATGATGAACAAGAACATTTGATATCTCATTTTTCAAATTCATTGAGGTAGTGTCACTAACACTTTTGATGGCAAAAAATCTTTCTGTCAAAATCCCATGATTGTTCACAAACCTCAATATAATGGCCATTTGCTCTCGTTTAGATATATCTCGGGCTTCATCAACAAGAATACAGAAGTATTTATCTCCAACTTCTTCACGAACCATCTGTCGTACTCTATTGGCCATAATATGTAAAATCTCTTTCTGAATTTCTGGAGCGATATATTGGGCATTTTTTCTGAGCATTCTCAAGCACAACTTCATCAATTTCTATATTCATTTTTGCAAAAGCCTTCaccaattcaagaaaatttccaCGATTAAATGAAAATAGAGATTCATCGTTACCTCTAAAAGCACAACCTTGAAGTGCTAGCCAACGAACAGCTACAATTGAGGTGCTCAAACGCAGAcgatttttctctttttcctcTTTAGATTGTGCATGCATCACTTTATCAATATGTTGTGAGGGCCTCatcaaattttcagcccttctCTCACACATAGTATGAGGTGAAGAAGGTGAAGAAGCTGCAGAACCAATATGGGCAAGAAAAGCACATGTTTTTCCTTGGTTTACCCTTTTCCAATTGTCAAATCCTTCATTGACCAATGCCGAGATATTAGATGAATTAACATCATTCAGCAAAAGAAAACAATAGAAacaatatgccttatttgttgaaggCGAATACTCCAACCAATAAAATTTCTGAAACCATTTTTCTGAAAACGACGATCCTGGCTTCCAAATTTTGTACCTGGATACTCCAACATATCTGGTTGATAAGGCCCCATATTTAGATATGAACGTCTTATCTCATGTCGTATATTAACATGATATTCACATATCTGTTTTCTTTTTCCCGGATCTCGTTCAATAAAAGTAGACGAAGACTGATGATCGTCTCTAGGAGAGAAACATGAAGGAATTTGGATATTGGGAAATAGAAGACTTTCACTAGATTGATGTTGCATTGTAAGGACTGTAGGAATTGAAGTATCTTCACGAGCTTGACGATCTCTCTTCTTAAAGAAAGAGGATATCaatgtttttcttttctttgcagcagattgatg
The Primulina eburnea isolate SZY01 chromosome 5, ASM2296580v1, whole genome shotgun sequence genome window above contains:
- the LOC140831355 gene encoding uncharacterized protein; its protein translation is MVREEVGDKYFCILVDEARDISKREQMAIILRFVNNHGILTERFFAIKSVSDTTSMNLKNEISNVLVHHDLHVKKIRSQGYDGASNMRGAWNGLQALFLKDCPYAYYVHCFAHRLQLALVSAAKDVSVIWEFFSHLDNIVNIVTSSTKRIAELHTAQRNEIEYMFSIGERDSGSGANQIGNLQRAGATRWSSHYDSVKSLIGMYTATCNVFEVLSDYSPNGRVKAEVQGIYRNMASFEFVFILHLMHKIMRTTDTLCQILQRKSQDILTAITFVTTTKTCLQEFRECGWNEFLQEVKVFCSRNEIDVPDLDCLYKIGRSCRQTTIEHYYHFDSF
- the LOC140831356 gene encoding uncharacterized protein; this translates as MGPYQPDMLEYPGFDNWKRVNQGKTCAFLAHIGSAASSPSSPHTMCERRAENLMRPSQHIDKVMHAQSKEEKEKNRLRLSTSIVAVRWLALQGCAFRGNDESLFSFNRGNFLELVKAFAKMNIEIDEVVLENAQKKCPIYRSRNSERDFTYYGQ